Proteins from one Enoplosus armatus isolate fEnoArm2 chromosome 4, fEnoArm2.hap1, whole genome shotgun sequence genomic window:
- the LOC139284424 gene encoding outer dense fiber protein 2-like: MKTRESPPPPVHVHVPETTPVHVHMRRSPSRTPQQNRTKAVQEKGDGGRPKVRTPWIPPGRLSCRRDRSRVQHQSESGFGPQRDAEEQEEELAAVSTVLLREQESIRRLKNSDSRGQHRETDVLLRALVEAEIDGVAVASQLTALKETIDSLAKDKRLSKLHAASLGRQQDLLLEKIEMFDNTNHSLRELLREWSEYERESLEWSEQKDALKKRMADSEAENIRLLAKLTNKEKEASKLAEHLDFEKDNVKTTEELSRILQSTRDHLESELNRTEAEKAHLAAQIQEMQQSHEQQQEDLQALQEELQTLRQRREEENEEQGRQDQEALALLTQQAERAEESARQLAAKLQEKESLLAQALSTSSDWCLRHSKEAAAKGQMEEDISALKFQVTELNSQLHSAEERSRAEREELRDQLHHLSAENASIKLDNQRLEGQLTSSEEKLRGLQSEARRLKSSIRKYENLVEKYKKKVQQARLESEEFCLKLETTQKEAREVKVSLEREKEQARRELLGRLRELEALPDRLRRTEQQLRGAQQEADAHERRNMEHNSALSEVRHKVEQQGTQLETFQQRNLLLQEENNVLKEKIHTFERRLDDMKVENKEMCQALSSKEASIRSIQQQLEEKTCECSVLSRQLQQTLDDAQRQVDSSMQRVLAKERVSQSKALDLQSQLSRAKTEQSQLQRSKEEMERRFQSQLQNMKDRLEQSDSTNRSLHNYVHFLKTSYGNVFGDSSLGS; encoded by the exons ATGAAAACCCGGGAATCGCCACCGCCTCCGGTTCATGTCCATGTACCGGAGACCACACCTGTACATGTTCACATGAGGAGGAGTCCCAGCAGGACGCCACAG CAGAACAGGACAAAAGCTGTTCAGGAgaagggagatggagggaggccAAAGGTCCGGACGCCGTGGATTCCTCCTGGAAGACTGTCCTGCCGAAGAGAT AGAAGCAGAGTGCAGCATCAGTCAGAAAGTGGATTTGGACCTCAGCGTGAtgcagaggagcaggaagaagagCTGGCTGCAGTATCCACTGTCCTACTCAGAGAGCAAGAAAGCATTCGTCGTTTAAAGAA CTCGGATTCTAGGGgtcaacacagagagacagacgtgCTCCTGAGGGCGCTTGTAGAAGCAGAAATCGATGGTGTAGCAGTAGCTAGTCAGCTGACAGCTCTGAAGGAGACTATCGACAGCCTTGCTAAG gacAAGCGGCTATCAAAATTGCACGCAGCTTCACTGGGACGGCAACAGGACTTGCTGTTAGAGAAGATAGAGATGTTTGACAACACGAATCACAGCCTTCGAGAGCTCCTCAGAGAGTGGAGTGAATACGAG AGAGAGTCATTGGAGTGGTCCGAACAGAAAGATGCCTTAAAGAAGAGAATGGCAGACAGTGAAGCAGAGAACATT cgACTTTTGGCCAAACTCACCAACAAGGAGAAAGAGGCTTCTAAGCTTGCTGAGCATTTGGACTTTGAAAAG GACAACGTTAAGACGACGGAGGAGCTTTCAAGAATCCTGCAGTCAACCCGCGACCATCTGGAATCTGAGCTGAACAGAACAGAAGCTGAAAAGGCCCATCTGGCTGCTCAGATTCAG GAGATGCAGCAGAGCcacgagcagcagcaggaggatcTTCAggctctgcaggaggagctgcagactcTGAGGCAgcggagagaagaggagaatgaggagCAGGGGCGGCAAGACCAGGAGGCGCTGGCCCTGCTGACCCAGCAGGCTGAGCGAGCCGAAGAGTCCGCCCGGCAGCTTGCGGCAAAACTGCAGGAGAAG GAATCCTTGTTGGCTCAAGCTCTGTCCACATCCAGCGACTGGTGCCTCCGCCATTCTAAAGAGGCAGCTGCTAaaggacagatggaggaggacatTTCTGCTCTCAAATT TCAGGTGACGGAGCTGAACTCTCAGCTTCattcagcagaggagaggagtcgGGCGGAGAGGGAGGAGCTCAGGGATCAGCTTCATCACCTCAGTGCTGAAAACGCTTCCATCAAGCTGGACAACCAAAGACTCGAG GGTCAGCTGACGTCATCTGAAGAGAAGCTCAGAGGTCTGCAGTCTGAAGCCCGTCGGCTGAAATCGTCAATCAGAAAGTACGAAAACCTGGTGGAGAAATACAAGAAGAAG GTCCAGCAGGCTCGTCTGGAATCAGAGGAGTTCTGCCTGAAGCTGGAGACGACTCAGAAGGAGGCGCGGGAGGTGAAGGTGAGcctggagagggagaaggagcaggCGAGGAGGGAGCTGCTGGGCCGGCTCAGAGAGCTCGAGGCGCTGCCCGACAGACTGAGGAGGACcgagcagcagctcagaggcgCCCAGCAGGAGGCAGACGCCCACGAGAGGAGGAACATGGAGCACAACTCCGCCCTCTCTGAAGTCAGACACAAG GTGGAACAGCAGGGCACTCAGCTGGAGACGTTTCAGCAGAggaacctgctgctgcaggaggagaacaaCGTTCtcaaagagaaaatacacacatttgagaG GCGCCTGGATGACATGAAGGTAGAGAACAAAGAGATGTGTCAGGCTCTCTCCTCAAAGGAAGCCAGCATCCGCagcattcagcagcagctggaggagaagacCTGTGAGTGCAGCGTCCTGTCCAGACAGCTTCAACAAACTCTGGACGACGCACAGAGACAG GTGGACAGCAGCATGCAGAGGGTTTTGGCCAAAGAGAGGGTGTCTCAGTCTAAAGCCTTGGACCTGCAGAGCCAGCTGAGCCGAGCCAAAACAGAGCAGAGTCAGCTACAGCGAAGCAAGGAGGAG atGGAGCGTCGTTTCCAGAGTCAGCTGCAGAACATGAAGGACAGACTGGAGCAGTCAGACTCTACAAACCGCAGTCTGCACAACTACGTTCATTTTCTCAAAACCTcatatggaaatgtgtttggTGACTCTTCTCTTGGAAGCTGA
- the gle1 gene encoding mRNA export factor GLE1, which yields MPAENLRWETLEALKNSPKANIKYDPYWSERDEHILAGCKEAFSLSPHSGVILERLSSLPLQTSCFLGSSSGDSSPGLSEEISGSVSSTGSIPDINGKHTTPYAAPSLRIESEQAKADVSDVSSPASLPAISLLSPKAMEMAGRIIKFEEEQREKAKMALKLRQEMQEKLVAAVASSESEQLKRFEEFMELKQRQEFQSMRDMMDRETKESIGRQEKLKEEQRHRMKILNLRLREAEQQRMREAELERQRQAEGRERLRNLNTIQEEILQLNQLLEPSTKTDLPPASLSSYNTRGNQLCSQVSEVVRKTAEGEFPSVEDMTVAERALHEMRALIRLMQEEVAKTQEKKKKDQEEEEQRRKQVELQAQQEAQKKAAQSAKEKARKKGLQNSAEDSTLKWYKKLQESAAQCAQSFEQLNSPKDVQTKKLKLELQKAASIPVSQISSNSGSQLREIFDKIDKLLSGRAVVSGGRSVSTSQHPQGLDFVSYKLAEKFVKQGEEEVASHHEAAFPIAVVASGVWELHPQVGEFILAHLHKKCPYAVPHYPPMKEGTPVEEYQRILGYRVDDSGVEGQDSFLKRMSGMIRLYAAIIQLRWPYGSKQGAAPHGLNHGWRWLAQMLNMEPLADITATLLFDFLEVCGNALMKQYQIQFWKLILLLKEEYFPRIEVVTSTGQMGSVIRLKQFLETSLQSRQISPPKGQLSSMFWRS from the exons ATGCCCGCCGAAAACCTACGATGGGAGACTTTAGAGGCTTTAAAAAATTCCCCGAAGGCAAATATCAAATACGACCCGTACTGGTCGGAACGGGACGAG CATATTTTGGCCGGTTGTAAAGAGGCCTTCAGCTTGTCCCCGCACTCTGGGGTCATATTGGAGCGTCTCAGCTCTTTACCCCTGCAGACGTCCTGCTTTCTGGGCTCCAGCTCTGGAGACTCCAGCCCTGGCCTCTCTGAGGAGATCTCGGGCTCGGTTTCCTCCACAGGATCCATCCCTGACATCAACGGCAAGCACACCACACCTTATGCAGCCCCGTCTTTGAGGATCGAGAGTGAGCAGGCAA AGGCAGATGTCAGCGACGTTTCCAGTCCTGCATCACTACCTGCCATTTCCCTGCTGTCGCCCAAAGCCATGGAGATGGCAGGACGTATTATCAAATTTGAGGAGGAACAACGAGAAAAGGCCAAG ATGGCGCTCAAACTGCGGCAGGAGATGCAGGAGAAGCTGGTGGCGGCGGTGGCGAGCTCCGAGTCGGAGCAGCTGAAGCGCTTCGAGGAGTTCATGGAGCTGAAGCAGAGGCAGGAGTTCCAGAGTATGAGGGACATGATGGACAGAGA AACTAAAGAGAGCATCGGGCGTCAAGAGAAGCTGAAGGAAGAGCAGCGACACAGAATGAAG ATCCTGAACCTGCGGCTGAGGGAGGCGGAGCAGCAGCGCATGCGGGAGGCGGAGCTCGAGCGGCAGCGGCAGGCGGAGGGAAGGGAGAGACTGCGTAACCTTAACACCATCCAGGAGGAGATCCTGCAGCTCAACCAGCTGCTGGAGCCGTCCACCAAAACTGACCTCCCACCGGCCAGCCTCAGCTCCTACAACACCCGCGGGAACCAGCTGTGCTCCCAGGTGTCCGAGGTGGTGCGAAAGACGGCAGAG GGAGAGTTTCCCAGCGTGGAAGACATGACCGTGGCCGAGCGAGCCCTCCATGAGATGAGGGCGCTGATCCGGCTGATGCAGGAGGAGGTCGCCAAGActcaagagaagaagaagaaggatcaggaggaggaggagcagcgcaggaagcaggtggagctgcaggcGCAGCAGGAAGCCCAGAAGAAGGCGGCGCAGTCGGCCAAAGAGAAGGCACGGAAGAAAG GGCTGCAGAACAGCGCTGAAGACAGCACGCTGAAATGGTACAAGAAGCTGCAGGAGTCGGCCGCTCAGTGCGCTCAGTCCTTCGAACAACTCAACTCCCCAAAAGACGTCCAG ACCAAGAAGCTGAAGCTAGAGCTCCAGAAAGCAGCCAGCATCCCCGTCAGTCAAATCTCCAGCAACTCGGGATCGCAGCTCCGAGAAATCTTCGACAAGATCGACAAGCTGCTGTCGGGGCGGGCGGTGGTGTCGGGGGGGAGGTCTGTCTCCACCTCCCAGCATCCTCAGGGTCTGGACTTCGTCAGCTACAAACTGGCTGAGAAGTTTGTG AAACAAGGCGAGGAAGAGGTGGCGTCTCACCACGAAGCCGCTTTCCCCATCGCCGTGGTGGCCTCTGGCGTCTGGGAGCTGCACCCTCAAGTGGGAGAGTTCATCCTCGCCCACCTGCACAAGAAATGTCCGTACGCAGTCCCACATTACCCTCCGATGAAGGAGGGAACACCTGTGGAGGAATATCAGAG GATTCTTGGTTACCGCGTGGACGACTCCGGGGTTGAAGGTCAGGACAGTTTCCTGAAGAGGATGTCCGGGATGATCCGTCTCTACGCTGCCATTATCCAGCTGAGGTGGCCCTACGGCTCCAAGCAGGGG GCTGCTCCTCATGGTCTGAACCACGGCTGGCGCTGGTTGGCTCAGATGCTCAACATGGAGCCTCTGGCAGACATCACAGCGACGCTGCTCTTCGACTTTCTTGAG GTCTGTGGTAATGCTTTGATGAAGCAGTATCAGATCCAGTTCTGGAAACTCATCCTGCTCCTTAAAGAGGAGTACTTCCCCAG AATTGAAGTGGTGACCAGCACCGGACAGATGGGCTCCGTCATCAGACTCAAACAGTTTTTAGAG ACGTCTCTGCAGAGCCGACAGATCAGTCCGCCCAAAGGCCAGCTGAGCTCCATGTTCTGGAGGTCgtga